The Piliocolobus tephrosceles isolate RC106 chromosome 4, ASM277652v3, whole genome shotgun sequence genome contains the following window.
TAGATGCACTCTTGAAATATTTACTTGAGAATACGGGCATGCCTCCCCTTTTCAAGTGAGCTGAGCTTGGCCATCCTTTTCCCTCAAAACTGTGATAGAAGTGAGCCCTTCAGTCCCTAGGTATGGGATGGGGACTGGTTAGCAGAGCTGTTTTTTGAAAGGAACTCCAAGTTCATAGACACAAGGGGTTCCCAATAGCTTTCGATAGTGATGTGAGGTTGTGATGATCCAGTTAAACACTAACTCTTCTTGTTTAGTGCTGACACACATTATCgcattaatcctcacaataaactTGCAAGGTGAAGTTCCTAACCTCAATCTACAGTTGAGGAAAAGGGAGGCTCAGATAACACAGCTTGGTGGTtgagagctaggatttgaacccaagcagtctGACTTTACAAACAGGAAATAAAGTGCATGCAACTGGAATGCCCTTTGCCTGGAGGAATCAGATTGCCAACGAAGTTATAGGGATGTGCTCTCTAGGGAGTGTTCGTTTGTTTTCAGAGGGTAATTGTTGCTCAAGACAGTCAATTGCTCTGTCTTGGATGGAGGCATGATTAATGAGGAAGGGTTAGAGGTCAGTGTCCCAGACTTCTCATGCATGGGGGGCTGGCTGCTGTGTGTGTCAAGTGCAGATGAGAAATTCGAAAAGGTGAGAATAAACACTTGAGTGAAATTCAAAGAGTtccaaattagaaaatgtttcaacacttgcaaggaaagaaaatacagcGGGGTGAGAGGGAGTTAGATATACAGCAGAAGGGAGGAAAATAAGAGCCTGAttgaaaaaatgcaaatgaataccTAGCGGGGAAAAGGGTTTGCAAATACAGATGTAGCTCTGGGAGCACAGCTCTGAGACAGAGCTGGAGACAAAGCAGAGGACACAGGTCCCAGTGCACAGTGGGTCCCAAGCGAATGCCCCTTGACTTAGAATAGTGATGGACATGAGGCAATTGTCATGAATACCACGTGGCCTTGCCACAGCTCTGCTCACTGTGTGAATTCACATCAAGAAGTCCTGTCTGCAGTGGAGCCAGCAGAAGCAGAGAGGTGAGAAAGGGACTTTAGAAATTGACCACGTTTCTAGACTTCTCTAGGAAGAAAAGGCTGGATTTATAGGAAATGGTCATGTGGAGATCAGAGAAACTGCAGTGGTAGTGGGTGTCTGCCCAGAAAAAGTAACAGAAGCACATGGTCCTGGCGGTGGCCATGCTGTCTGCCGGGGCCCAGTGTTCCTTCTCTGCACCTTGTCCTTTGAAGCTCTGTTGCATTACCATTCTACTGTTCTGGGACCCTGGCTACCAGATCTcatgctcaaaaagtttcatttGAATATTGATAGGGAGAATGACACACCCTTACTAATGCaatatttctaccaaaaatgtaTAACCAGGGTCAAATCATGAGGAACACACAAACCCATAACTgggacattctataaaatatgAGCCTGCATTCTTCGAAAGGCATTcatgtcatgaaagacaaaggcTGAGGAACTGTCTCAGATTAAAGGAGTCTAAGGACATGcaacaactaaatgtaatgtgtgaTCCTggattggaaaaacaaaaattaccgtAAAGAACAATAATGGGACAATTGTCAAAATTTGGATCTAGACAGTACGTTGGATAATAacattgtatcaatgttaaatatCTTGAATGTCATAATGGCACTGTAGTCATATAATATCCTTGATTTTAGGCTATATAAACCTTGGTGTTTAGGGTTTAAGGGTCATGATGTCAGTAGTGTACTCTCAATCAAAAAGAATGTGAAtaatagtgtgtgtgtgcatgcatgtgtgtgtactttctgtcttaaaaaattacaatagtcTGAAAACAATCTAATGCTTCCTAGATAATTCCAGAGCATGTGGTGCTTTGGTGCCTCTATCATCGTGGCCATTTTGATGACACAATTATGATTATAAAAGCTATAAGGGAAGGGCTACGTGTATGCTGAGCCCTAGACATTCTCTAAAATGTGTTTGGTTTCTAAATTCTCTTATCAGTTGTATTTCTTGTCACTTGCCTCTTTCTCCTAAAAATCAAAGGCACAGGATCTATTGCCATTTCCACCTAACCAGAGATGATTCAATATTATGGCACAGGCTCATGGTGGCCTTCTTGATCCTCTTGGTAGCGTCATCCACTCATTATCAGTTTTTCACTGGGTTGAAACCAAGCTACTTCATTTACCTGCTTTCTATTTTCAAGGAGCTCACTCAGGCCACTGGTTTAGTAGAACTCCTCCTGGATTCTCAATCTTCTGCATCACATTAGTGCAGTAAAGTGCTTAGTAAAGCACACAaaaggctgaggcacagaataaTTTAGGTATCATGGGCACTTACATATTCAGGAGAAGGAGGGAAATGACAGCATTGAGCCTTTTGCTGTAGGGCCAGAATAGAGTGAGACAAACTGAGGAAGTCCCTTTTCTCCAACCGTATGTGACATCAGTTATGCCAAAGGagaccagaaaagaaaaatgtctcctCTAAGCCGATCAGCACCTTTGCAACTATTGGGGCAGCAGCTGCACATGCATATTCTCTCTGGGTCGTCCATATTCATGGGCACCGAGGATAGGTCTGGCAACACGTGGTTTTTTTCCCCACCAGTCAGCTAAATCTAAGTTTTAAATGCAAAGTGTGCATTTCAAGGACATTATGTGGATTTGTGGCAGTGACTGGAGGACTTTTGgtctataaaatgaagaataaattacAAGGACatataaataaagcattttcaTCAGTGACAGTCATAATGTTGTCACAATATCGAAGACAACTGGTGACTTTCTGTGATGAGCATGTTCTGTGGCTACAAAAAAGTGCATCACTAAACAGAAAttggaatgaaagaaaatgaggttATAATGGTGACATCTCAAGAGCCTCCTGCTTCAGACCAAAGCAGGATGTGTGCAGTTCTGTTTCCCACTAAGCAGATCTGTTTGTAACTCAGCATGAGAAAAGCCACTGATCTGGAGTCCGTACCAGAGTAGATCTTTTCCAGGCCAGGGAGGTCTCAGTGGGGCTTCTAATGAGCCCATATGTGTCAGGGAAAGGCAGGGGCTGGCAGGTTGGATTAACTCACCTGGAGCCTGAGATGATCTGAGAGCTGGCGCAAGGTCCTGGGATGTCCTTGTTCTTGTGCCCCCAAGGTCACTGTCTTAGTTGGTTTCCTGCTGCTATCACAGAATGCCACAGCCTGGGTAATTTGTatagaaaagtaatttatttctcatagctgGGAGCTGGGAAGCCCAAGAGCCTGGCtctggtatctggtgagggccttcttgctgcatgattccatggaggaaggtgaaagcAAGCATGTGGACAGAGCAAATGGAGGCCTAACTAACcccccacactttttttttttgagacgaagtctctgtggccaggctggagtgcagtggcgccatcttggctcactgcaacctctaactccctggttcaagtgattttcctgcctcagcctcccgagtaactgggattacaggcatgcgccaccatgcccagctaatttttgtgtttttggtagagacggggtttcaccatgttggccaggatggtctcgaactcctgaccttgtgatctgcccgcctcgtcctcccaataACTTACTCCCTTTATCAGGAGTCCAGCCCcgtgataactaacccactctgCAATAatagcattaattcattcatgggTGTGGAAacttcatgatccaatcacctcccaaaggcctcacctcttagTATTACAATGGCAATTGAGTTTTCGACACATGAACGTTGAAGGACATATTCAAAGCATAGCAGGAACTTTCCCTAGAGATCATTTATATCTTTCCAAGGAGACTGCACAGGCAAAATGTACTCCATCAGACTTTCATACCTGCCCTGTCAGACCTTTCTATTTGCCCTACTACCCTTCGTCTTAAAGCATTAGCCAGATAAATAATGACCCCACAGTTCTACAGGCTTCTAAACAACCACTTCCCATTTTTTACCTACTTAGTTCAACACATAACTTGTGTTAGGACATAACTGGCAGGCTTCAGAATCCATGACTACCCTGGGGCACAGGATGAGGAACAACCTCACGTGTAGGAACTTATGTGTAGGGTCGTGCCCAAAAGCCTACCGTCTGGTATCAGCGGCCTACAAATCCAGAGATCTAAAATTAATTCATACTTCAAGATTGCAAGCCCTCAGGTCTATGccaccctgctagtttttttaaGCATTGagttaagaaaaaatgttaaacatatacaaaaatagtaacaaagaacctaaaaatgaaacaatcatAAGCATTTGGCCTACTCACTTCATCTCTACATTCCTCTCATCCTTTTTTGCCAGAGTATTGTAAAGCCAATTCCAACATCATGCCGTTTTActcctaaatatttaaatatgcatcTCAAAAGACtaagaacatttattttacataaccACAAGTCCACTGTCATTAACAAAATCCAGAATTCCTTAATATCATGGAATTCTGTCCTCATTCAAAGTTCCCTGACAGTCTATAAAATGCCTTTTTGAACTGCTTTATTTGGATCAGGATCTAAATGAGGGCTACTCTATTATTTGATGGTTATGTCTCTTAAGTAAATTTTAtatctctgtgtcttttaacaAGCACTAtctcctctctcattctctctctctctctgtctctctctctctctctcacacacacacacacacagagagagcaagagagagataaAACAAAGTCAGTTGCTCTATAGAATGTCCCACTTAAACCCAACATATCACTTTGAGATGTGAAGTTAAACCTAAAATCTTGATGAgtttcaagtttaatttttttcttggcaaGAATATTTCATAGACAATGCTGTGTACCTCACATTGTCTCACATCCAAAAGTATGTAATGTTTGATTGTCTGATTTTGGTGATACTTATCTAAGGttgatttgtttgtttcaaactgaaattaaacatttccattcaaccaaaatcaaaactgtaaaacaaagTGCATTCAGAGAAGTCTCACATCTATCCCTGATCTTCTGTCTGGTCTCTTCCCTCTTCTTAAAGGCAATcagttgttgggtttttttgcatggtttgttttaacaaatataagaaaattcaCACATACCTTTCTTACACAAAAGGCATACTCTGTACATTATACTACATACTGTATActatatacaatacatatattGTTCTGCAGTTTGCTTTTTTCACCTTGAAATATATCCTGGATATCACTCCATATCAAtatatggagtttttttttttcagttttaaaggaTTCCATTTTgtgaatgtaccacattttgttcaagTAGTCCTATGTTGATGAACAGTCTGGTTATTGTCAATCTtgctattacaaaaaaattactaCAGTTAATAATGTGCATTCGTCATCTTGTTTTTGGCAAGTATATATTTGGTAAAGATTACTAGAAGTACAATTGCTGCTTGGAAggtaaaacatacataattttGCTAGATAGTCAATCAAATTATTAAGTCTAATATTAATTTACCTTGTTTCTCCAATCAGAAAGAAGCCAACAAAACATATAACTGTGAAAATTTAGGTCTCAGTGAAATCCCTGACACTCTACCAAACACAACAGAATTTTTGGAATTCAGCTTTAATTTTTTGCCTACAATTCACAATAGAACCTTCAACAGACTCATGAATCTTACCATTTTGGATTTAACTAGGTATGTATCTGAGTTATATGTGTGCTCTTGATATTTTACTTAAGTTAAAGTACAGTATGTGCTCAATTTATTTGCAGGACCTTTTTGGGGGCCCAGGGACAATCTGCTTATACTACATGTTTACACCTCCCTATGAAATACTTATGTGTGGgtgaaatgtaatttaaataaacatcaaCCAATGGAGAGGAAAGTGGATTGCTCTCAAACTAGTTGCAACAACAGTTAGTACAGTACTGTTGTTCTAAAGAATACTGAGCAGTTCTAAAGAATACTGatagcaaaaatgaaaataatcttgtATTAAATCAGATGCCAAACTATGCTGAATTTTGGCATAGTTTATTTTTGGGTAatgacatttaagaaaaatttctaGGAGAAAAGCACACCATCTACTTCCACCCCGccccaacaaattggaaaatgaGTTCCATTATTTTGTTATAGTGGCAGAATTGGGATTCCACATGCTGAGCCAGTGTTTGAGAACCAGTAGGCAGAAGTATTACAAGAAaacaagggaagaaaatgaaaggactatacagtgtgtgtgtgtgtgtgtgtgtgtgtgtgtgtgtgtgtgtgtgtaagagggGACAGGCTCTGTGTGTACCTTCAGTCTGCACCCCTTGTGGcagttcttcttcttctattttgtCCTTCAACTTCAGCTTCTGTGGACAGAATGTCCACATCCATAGTACTGCTTCATCTTTAAAACCAGCACTGTGAGGTTCCATGGTGCATATTATCATCCAACTTATGGTTAGATGAGGAgaccatctgtgtgtgtgtgtgtgtgtgtatgtgtgtaatccAGTATTTTTAGGTGCAACACCAGGATGGTTTTCTCAGATGAAAATACAGAGGTTGAGAAAAGTTGTAACTTGCCCGGGATGAcagatttttgtgtatatatatacatgtgttttATAGTATACATTATCTATTATGCATTCTATATGACATATTTTGTGTTACTTAAAACAGTAAATAATAGTTTGATTTTTGCCCACAATCAAATGACGCGTGGTTCATTAGAATACAGGCACAAACCTCTGAGGGTTCAATCTAAGGGGTGAGATACCTGGAAAAAAATCTAGATTGGAGTGTTCAGAAGTGAAGCTACTCATTAATTCCTTCAATAGGCCATCTGTTGATACTGAAGAAAGTTCTTATGTTTGATTTTGAATGATACAAAAGATGACTTTGTTAATGTGTGTCActgtaaaggtttttttttttttttcctttttgcaaatGAATTATTGTTAAATACAATTATCTTTTCAAGGTGCCAGATTAACTGGATACATGAAGACACTTTTCAAAGCCATCATCAATTGAACACACTTGTGTTAACTGGAAATCCCTTGATATTCATGGCAGAAACATCGCTTAATGGGCCCAAGTCACTGAAGCATCTTTTCTTAATCCAAACGGGAATATCCAATCTCGAATTTATTCCAGTGCACAATCTGGAAAACTTGGAAAGCTTGTATCTTGGAAGCAACCATATTTCCTCCATTAAGTTCCCCAAAGAATTCCCAGCACGGAATCTGAAAGTACTGGATTTTCAGAATAATGCTATACACTACCTCTCTAGAGAAGACATGAGGTCTCTGGAGCAGGCCACCAACTTAAGCCTGAACTTCAATGGCAATAATGTTAAAGGTATTGAGCTTGGGGCTTTTGGTTCAACAGTCTTCCAAAGTTTGAACTTTGGAGGGACTCCAAATTTGTCTGTTATATTCAATGGTCTGCAGAACTCTACTACTCAGTCTCTCTGGCTGGGAACATTTGAGGACACTGATGATGAAGACATTAGTTCAGCCATGCTCAAGGGACTCTGTGAAATGTCTGTTGAGAGCCTCAACCTGCAGAAACACCGCTTCTCTGACTTCTCATCCACCACATTTCAGTGCTTCACCCAAATCCAGGAATTGGATCTGTCAGCAACTCACTTGGAAGGGTTACCCTCTGGGATTAAGGGTCTGAACTTGCTCAAGAAATTAGTTCTCAGTGTAAATCATTTTGACCAATTGTGTCAAATCAATGCTGCCAATTTCCCCTCCCTTACACACCTCTACATCAGAGGCAATGTGAAGAAACTTCACCTCGGTGTTGGCTGTTTGGAGAAACTAGGAAACCTTCAGACACTTGATTTAAGCCATAATGACATAGAGGCTTCTGACTGCTGCAATCTGCAACTCAGAAACCTATCCCACTTGCAAACCTTAAACCTGAGCCACAATGAGCCTCTTGGTCTCCAGAGTCAGGCATTCAAAGAATGTCCTCGGCTAGAACTCCTGGATTTGGCATTTACCCGCTTACACATTAATGCTCCCCAAAGTCCCTTCCAAAACCTCCATTTCCTGCAGGTTCTGAATCTCACTTACTGCTTCCTTGATACCAGCAATCAGCATCTTCTAGCAGGCCTACCAGATCTCCGGCATCTCAACTTAAAAGGGAATCACTTTCAAGATGGGACTATCATGAAGACCAACCTACTTCAGACTGTGGGCAGCTTGGAGATTCTGATTTTATCCTCCTGTGGTCTCCTCTCTATAGACCAGCAAGCATTCCACAGCTTGGGAAAAATGAGCCATGTAGACTTAAGCCACAACAGCCTGACATGTGACAGCATTGCTTCTGTTAGTCATTTTAAGGGAATCTACCTCAATCTGGCCGCCAACAGCATTAACATCATCCCACGCCATCTCCTCCCCATCTTGTCCCAGCAGAGCACCATTAATTTCAGTCACAATCCCCTGGACTGCACTTGCTCGAATATTCATTTCTTAACATGGTACAAAGAAAACCTGCACAAACTTGAAGGCTCGGAGGAGACCACATGTGCAAACCCGCCATCTGTAAGGGGAGTTAAGCTATCTGATGTCAAGCTGTCCTGTGGGATTACAGCCATAGgcattttctttctcacagtgtttttattattgttcacTATTCTGCTCTTCTTTGCAGTTAAAAACCTTCTCAGGTGGAAATACAGACACATTTAGTGCTGAAGGTTTccagagaaagcaaataaatgtgCTTAACAAAATTGCTGTAAGTGAAGGAACTGTCATGTGCTGGTGACCAGACCAGAATTTTCAGATTGGTCCTGGAGCTGGGCAGGGACTCACTGTGCTTTTCTGAGCTTCTTACTCCTGTGAGTTCCAGAGCTAAATAACCTTCTAGGCAAGTACACCGAACCGACTCAGGCCAGAGGGCCAGATGCTGCTGTGAGAGGCACAGAACCCTTTCCACATGTGGAAGAGTGGGAGGAAGCAGGGGGAGGGGCTGGGCAAGGACTGCCAGCCCCAGAGTCATCCACAGGGAGGCCGTTCCCCTTCTACTCACTGACATCCCTCCCAGCACCCCACACCCCGCCCCTGAAAGGAGATCATCAGCCCCCACAATTTGGCAGAACTGAAGCCAGCCCGCTACCCACCCCAGCTACAGCATTGTGCTTGGGTCTGGGTTCTCAGTAATGTAGCCATTTGGGAAACTTAGTTGGGGGCAAAGTCTCaatgcttattttaaatgaaaaaagaaaagcataataaatttaacagaaaagGCTGAGAAATGGAACTTGGTATCAAATAGACTCCATTACTCTTCTTAATCCTTAGGTCTGTAAGGTCTCTGTAATGCCCCTAGGGTGTGAATGGCTGTAAAGAAAAGAACCCATCCCCAAGGTTTAGAATTTCTTCCATGTTTGTCTCACTCAGTTCAGAAACCAGGCAGGCTCTCTCTGCCTATCTGGTGTTCTGGCTCTTACGTTACAGATCCTAACTTGCAGGTGGGCTGTGATCCAAAATGCTCTTCTCATCTGGTTCTTAGAAGCCTCTTTCCCAGAAGAGCTATGAAATAAATAATGGTTTGGTTCTCAGACTAGCCCTTAAAAGCCTGTTTGCTTTGGAGAGCATTTGAAATAGCACATTTAcatgaaaatgaggaagaagacatCCCTGTATGCTAGCTGTTGGGAACACAGTAAAGCTGGATTAGTGAGAAGTGTTTTCTGTTGAGGCTGGGGATGTCAGTAAAGGTCACACCAGCAATGGACAGCGGCCTGGACCACTGAATGCAGATAGACAAAGAGCAATGTCATGACTTAGACCTAAAGGGCCATACAAACGCAGGCCTCTATCTTCTGAAGTTGATTGCCAGACAAGCTGGGCGGgagctcctagactcaagtggTGCATTAACAAGGCCTGAATTCTGTTCCATAACCAATTTTAGGGTAGAGATAGAGATGGTAACTTATAGTTATGAAATTCCGATAggctgacaaaaataaaaatggatcaaACCAATCAGAATACATTAGCCCTTAAGTTGAGGGCATACTAGTGGGACATCATAACAGAGTGGAAACTTGGGGGTCATCCTCTTTGTCTCTTCACCCCCAGGAAAAGTAGGACAGGCAGGGAACAGCAGTGGGTGAACCTCTTCCCTGCTCAGGGATTtcaggcctttgcacttgctctttCCTTTGCCTGGAAGATGCTGCCATTGACCTCCAAATGGCTTGTTCCTTTATCTCCTTGAGATTTCAGtgctaatattttctcctctCAGGGAGTTCTTCTCTGACCTAGCTAATCCAAAGTAACCTCTATGCCTCACCTggttttattatctttataatgCTTATCAGTGTTTGGAATTAtcttcttcatttgttttaattagtCTGTCTTATCTTGTTTCTCCCAAATACAAGCTCTATGAGAGGGTCTTTGCCCAAAGATACCCTAGAACATGCCTGGGACATAGTAacgactctctctctctttctctctctccctctctctcgcactctctctctctctctctctctctctatatatatatatatatatgaaactgagtcttgctctgtcacgcaggctggagtgctatggtgagatcttggctcac
Protein-coding sequences here:
- the CD180 gene encoding CD180 antigen isoform X3, giving the protein MAETSLNGPKSLKHLFLIQTGISNLEFIPVHNLENLESLYLGSNHISSIKFPKEFPARNLKVLDFQNNAIHYLSREDMRSLEQATNLSLNFNGNNVKGIELGAFGSTVFQSLNFGGTPNLSVIFNGLQNSTTQSLWLGTFEDTDDEDISSAMLKGLCEMSVESLNLQKHRFSDFSSTTFQCFTQIQELDLSATHLEGLPSGIKGLNLLKKLVLSVNHFDQLCQINAANFPSLTHLYIRGNVKKLHLGVGCLEKLGNLQTLDLSHNDIEASDCCNLQLRNLSHLQTLNLSHNEPLGLQSQAFKECPRLELLDLAFTRLHINAPQSPFQNLHFLQVLNLTYCFLDTSNQHLLAGLPDLRHLNLKGNHFQDGTIMKTNLLQTVGSLEILILSSCGLLSIDQQAFHSLGKMSHVDLSHNSLTCDSIASVSHFKGIYLNLAANSINIIPRHLLPILSQQSTINFSHNPLDCTCSNIHFLTWYKENLHKLEGSEETTCANPPSVRGVKLSDVKLSCGITAIGIFFLTVFLLLFTILLFFAVKNLLRWKYRHI
- the CD180 gene encoding CD180 antigen isoform X2, whose amino-acid sequence is MQYQKEANKTYNCENLGLSEIPDTLPNTTEFLEFSFNFLPTIHNRTFNRLMNLTILDLTRCQINWIHEDTFQSHHQLNTLVLTGNPLIFMAETSLNGPKSLKHLFLIQTGISNLEFIPVHNLENLESLYLGSNHISSIKFPKEFPARNLKVLDFQNNAIHYLSREDMRSLEQATNLSLNFNGNNVKGIELGAFGSTVFQSLNFGGTPNLSVIFNGLQNSTTQSLWLGTFEDTDDEDISSAMLKGLCEMSVESLNLQKHRFSDFSSTTFQCFTQIQELDLSATHLEGLPSGIKGLNLLKKLVLSVNHFDQLCQINAANFPSLTHLYIRGNVKKLHLGVGCLEKLGNLQTLDLSHNDIEASDCCNLQLRNLSHLQTLNLSHNEPLGLQSQAFKECPRLELLDLAFTRLHINAPQSPFQNLHFLQVLNLTYCFLDTSNQHLLAGLPDLRHLNLKGNHFQDGTIMKTNLLQTVGSLEILILSSCGLLSIDQQAFHSLGKMSHVDLSHNSLTCDSIASVSHFKGIYLNLAANSINIIPRHLLPILSQQSTINFSHNPLDCTCSNIHFLTWYKENLHKLEGSEETTCANPPSVRGVKLSDVKLSCGITAIGIFFLTVFLLLFTILLFFAVKNLLRWKYRHI
- the CD180 gene encoding CD180 antigen isoform X1 — encoded protein: MAFDVSCFFGVVLFSAGCKVITSLDQMCIEKEANKTYNCENLGLSEIPDTLPNTTEFLEFSFNFLPTIHNRTFNRLMNLTILDLTRCQINWIHEDTFQSHHQLNTLVLTGNPLIFMAETSLNGPKSLKHLFLIQTGISNLEFIPVHNLENLESLYLGSNHISSIKFPKEFPARNLKVLDFQNNAIHYLSREDMRSLEQATNLSLNFNGNNVKGIELGAFGSTVFQSLNFGGTPNLSVIFNGLQNSTTQSLWLGTFEDTDDEDISSAMLKGLCEMSVESLNLQKHRFSDFSSTTFQCFTQIQELDLSATHLEGLPSGIKGLNLLKKLVLSVNHFDQLCQINAANFPSLTHLYIRGNVKKLHLGVGCLEKLGNLQTLDLSHNDIEASDCCNLQLRNLSHLQTLNLSHNEPLGLQSQAFKECPRLELLDLAFTRLHINAPQSPFQNLHFLQVLNLTYCFLDTSNQHLLAGLPDLRHLNLKGNHFQDGTIMKTNLLQTVGSLEILILSSCGLLSIDQQAFHSLGKMSHVDLSHNSLTCDSIASVSHFKGIYLNLAANSINIIPRHLLPILSQQSTINFSHNPLDCTCSNIHFLTWYKENLHKLEGSEETTCANPPSVRGVKLSDVKLSCGITAIGIFFLTVFLLLFTILLFFAVKNLLRWKYRHI